A region from the Benincasa hispida cultivar B227 chromosome 10, ASM972705v1, whole genome shotgun sequence genome encodes:
- the LOC120088039 gene encoding phosphoglycerate mutase-like protein 4 isoform X2 → MAESDFSYLNPAVAEIIVIRHGETAWNADGRIQVWQFSHWRHNAIDQFQRHSSILLAVGATWGHLDVELNEAGRQQAVAVANRLAKEPPISAVYSSDLKRALETAQIIATTCGNLEVTKDPDLRERNLGDLQGLVYREAVITNPEASEALRSHRSDQTIPGGGESLDQLYQRCTSSLQKIGNKHRGQRVVVVTHGGTIRALCKRAHPQKHGGKILNTSVNIFHLSDGDKWKIETWGDVSHLHQTNYLQSGFGGDKNSG, encoded by the exons ATGGCCGAGTCGGATTTCAG CTATCTGAACCCAGCAGTTGCTGAAATTATTGTAATAAGGCACGGTGAAACAGCTTGGAATGCCGATGGAAGAATCCAG GTATGGCAATTCTCTCACTGGAGGCATAATGCTATCGATCAATTTCAGAGGCATTCTTCCATTCTGCTGGCTGTTGGGGCTACATGG GGACATCTGGACGTTGAATTAAATGAAGCTGGGCGACAGCAAGCAGTTGCA GTTGCAAATCGGCTGGCCAAGGAGCCTCCAATCTCTGCTGTATACTCTTCTGACTTAAAAAGAGCTCTTGAAACTGCACAGATAATTGCAACTACATGTGGTAATCTGGAG GTTACTAAAGATCCTGACTTGAGGGAAAGAAATTTAGGAGATCTTCAAGGTCTTGTGTATCGCGAGGCAGTCATAACAAACCCTGAAGCTTCTGAGGCTTTGAGATCTCACAGGTCAGACCAGACAATTCCG GGTGGTGGAGAAAGTCTTGATCAACTTTATCAGCGTTGCACATCTTCATTGCAAAAGATTGGAAATAAACATAGAG GGCAACGAGTAGTTGTGGTCACTCATGGCGGTACAATCCGAGCGCTGTGTAAGCGAGCTCATCCTCAGAAGCATGGAGGGAAGATACTGAATACATCTGTGAATATATTTCACTTGTCTGATGGAGACAAATGGAAGATAGAAACATGGGGTGATGTTAGCCATCTTCACCAGACAAATTATCTGCAGTCTGGATTTGGAGGAGATAAAAATTCTGGTTAG
- the LOC120088039 gene encoding phosphoglycerate mutase-like protein 4 isoform X1 yields MAESDFSYLNPAVAEIIVIRHGETAWNADGRIQGHLDVELNEAGRQQAVAVANRLAKEPPISAVYSSDLKRALETAQIIATTCGNLEVTKDPDLRERNLGDLQGLVYREAVITNPEASEALRSHRSDQTIPGGGESLDQLYQRCTSSLQKIGNKHRGQRVVVVTHGGTIRALCKRAHPQKHGGKILNTSVNIFHLSDGDKWKIETWGDVSHLHQTNYLQSGFGGDKNSG; encoded by the exons ATGGCCGAGTCGGATTTCAG CTATCTGAACCCAGCAGTTGCTGAAATTATTGTAATAAGGCACGGTGAAACAGCTTGGAATGCCGATGGAAGAATCCAG GGACATCTGGACGTTGAATTAAATGAAGCTGGGCGACAGCAAGCAGTTGCA GTTGCAAATCGGCTGGCCAAGGAGCCTCCAATCTCTGCTGTATACTCTTCTGACTTAAAAAGAGCTCTTGAAACTGCACAGATAATTGCAACTACATGTGGTAATCTGGAG GTTACTAAAGATCCTGACTTGAGGGAAAGAAATTTAGGAGATCTTCAAGGTCTTGTGTATCGCGAGGCAGTCATAACAAACCCTGAAGCTTCTGAGGCTTTGAGATCTCACAGGTCAGACCAGACAATTCCG GGTGGTGGAGAAAGTCTTGATCAACTTTATCAGCGTTGCACATCTTCATTGCAAAAGATTGGAAATAAACATAGAG GGCAACGAGTAGTTGTGGTCACTCATGGCGGTACAATCCGAGCGCTGTGTAAGCGAGCTCATCCTCAGAAGCATGGAGGGAAGATACTGAATACATCTGTGAATATATTTCACTTGTCTGATGGAGACAAATGGAAGATAGAAACATGGGGTGATGTTAGCCATCTTCACCAGACAAATTATCTGCAGTCTGGATTTGGAGGAGATAAAAATTCTGGTTAG
- the LOC120088039 gene encoding phosphoglycerate mutase-like protein 4 isoform X3, translating into MGEGLYYFIGLLCELFQGHLDVELNEAGRQQAVAVANRLAKEPPISAVYSSDLKRALETAQIIATTCGNLEVTKDPDLRERNLGDLQGLVYREAVITNPEASEALRSHRSDQTIPGGGESLDQLYQRCTSSLQKIGNKHRGQRVVVVTHGGTIRALCKRAHPQKHGGKILNTSVNIFHLSDGDKWKIETWGDVSHLHQTNYLQSGFGGDKNSG; encoded by the exons ATGGGGGAAGGCCTTTACTACTTCATTGGATTATTGTGTGAATTATTCCAG GGACATCTGGACGTTGAATTAAATGAAGCTGGGCGACAGCAAGCAGTTGCA GTTGCAAATCGGCTGGCCAAGGAGCCTCCAATCTCTGCTGTATACTCTTCTGACTTAAAAAGAGCTCTTGAAACTGCACAGATAATTGCAACTACATGTGGTAATCTGGAG GTTACTAAAGATCCTGACTTGAGGGAAAGAAATTTAGGAGATCTTCAAGGTCTTGTGTATCGCGAGGCAGTCATAACAAACCCTGAAGCTTCTGAGGCTTTGAGATCTCACAGGTCAGACCAGACAATTCCG GGTGGTGGAGAAAGTCTTGATCAACTTTATCAGCGTTGCACATCTTCATTGCAAAAGATTGGAAATAAACATAGAG GGCAACGAGTAGTTGTGGTCACTCATGGCGGTACAATCCGAGCGCTGTGTAAGCGAGCTCATCCTCAGAAGCATGGAGGGAAGATACTGAATACATCTGTGAATATATTTCACTTGTCTGATGGAGACAAATGGAAGATAGAAACATGGGGTGATGTTAGCCATCTTCACCAGACAAATTATCTGCAGTCTGGATTTGGAGGAGATAAAAATTCTGGTTAG